In a single window of the Desulfovibrio mangrovi genome:
- the tmcB gene encoding electron transfer complex ferredoxin TmcB, with protein MSILDRKIEDTELNRATASLTPDRIEQVINSVLQGETGARLKAYSETCMRCGMCAQACHYCISHDMEPSYSPVGKVEQTMGLILRKHGRLTPDEVYGMAQLAYTECNLCRRCVHYCPIGVDTGYIISTVRRICHKLGVTPMYIQDTAHSHSGTMNQMWVKEDEWVDSLMWQEDEARDEFPGLRIPMDVEGADILYSVIAPEPKFRTQLIYQAAAILNHVGADWTMPSTPGWDNSDMCMFTGDFEMMGRLKRCHFEAAQKLKVRRIVMGECGHAFRSVYDVGNRWLGWKNHPVPVVHSVEYFWELFNEGKIRLTRQFEEPVTIHDPCNIIRGRGLMDKLREVTRHLCKEVVEMSPNREHNFCCAAGGGVINCGPPFKSVRLEGNRIKADQLRDTGVKVVVAPCHNCHGGLEDIIHHYQLGIHTKFLGDLIYELMEKPEPE; from the coding sequence ATGTCCATTCTGGATAGAAAGATAGAGGATACCGAGCTTAACCGCGCTACCGCCTCGCTCACCCCGGACCGCATTGAACAGGTCATAAACAGCGTTCTGCAAGGTGAAACCGGTGCGCGGCTCAAGGCGTACAGCGAAACCTGCATGCGATGCGGCATGTGCGCACAGGCCTGCCATTACTGCATCTCGCATGATATGGAGCCCAGCTATTCGCCGGTAGGCAAGGTGGAACAGACCATGGGGCTCATATTGCGAAAGCATGGCCGCCTTACTCCCGACGAGGTGTACGGCATGGCCCAGCTGGCCTATACGGAGTGCAACCTCTGCCGCCGCTGCGTGCATTACTGCCCCATCGGCGTGGACACGGGCTATATCATCAGCACCGTGCGCCGCATCTGCCACAAGCTGGGCGTCACCCCCATGTATATTCAGGATACTGCGCACAGCCACTCCGGCACCATGAACCAGATGTGGGTCAAGGAAGACGAGTGGGTAGACAGCCTGATGTGGCAGGAAGACGAAGCCCGTGACGAGTTCCCCGGCCTGCGGATTCCCATGGATGTGGAAGGCGCGGACATACTCTATTCGGTCATCGCACCGGAACCCAAGTTCCGCACCCAGCTCATCTATCAGGCCGCAGCCATTCTCAACCATGTGGGGGCGGACTGGACCATGCCCTCCACGCCGGGTTGGGACAACAGTGACATGTGCATGTTCACGGGCGACTTCGAGATGATGGGCAGGCTCAAGCGTTGCCACTTTGAAGCGGCGCAGAAGCTGAAGGTCAGACGCATTGTCATGGGCGAATGCGGGCACGCCTTCCGCTCGGTTTACGACGTCGGCAACCGCTGGCTAGGCTGGAAGAACCACCCCGTTCCCGTAGTACACTCCGTGGAATACTTCTGGGAGCTGTTCAACGAAGGCAAGATCCGCCTGACAAGGCAATTTGAGGAACCGGTCACCATTCACGACCCCTGCAACATCATCCGCGGTCGCGGCCTCATGGACAAACTGCGCGAGGTCACCCGCCATCTGTGCAAGGAAGTTGTAGAGATGTCACCCAACCGCGAGCACAACTTCTGTTGTGCAGCAGGCGGCGGTGTCATCAACTGCGGACCGCCCTTCAAGAGCGTGCGCCTTGAAGGCAACAGGATCAAGGCAGACCAACTTCGTGACACGGGCGTCAAGGTTGTGGTGGCCCCCTGCCACAACTGCCACGGCGGGCTTGAAGACATCATCCATCATTATCAACTCGGCATTCACACCAAGTTCCTCGGCGACCTGATCTATGAACTGATGGAAAAGCCGGAACCGGAATAG
- the tmcA gene encoding acidic tetraheme cytochrome c3 TmcA yields the protein MNKRVRNILALLASLLLLVLGLSLAPVSAQEEMKQLRPDALQPATRPAAVFNHDEHNAKANLEDNCIACHHSGADGKLVAEESSEGTACADCHSAKGSSKETPLRRAYHRQCMNCHKANNGGPTHCSGCHDNRHP from the coding sequence ATGAACAAGCGTGTACGCAACATACTTGCCCTGCTGGCTTCCCTGCTGCTTCTGGTGCTCGGCCTCAGTCTCGCACCTGTATCGGCGCAGGAGGAAATGAAGCAGCTGCGACCGGATGCGTTGCAGCCGGCCACACGTCCGGCAGCGGTGTTCAACCATGATGAACACAACGCCAAGGCGAATCTGGAAGACAATTGCATCGCCTGCCACCACAGCGGAGCCGACGGCAAGCTCGTGGCCGAAGAATCCTCGGAAGGCACGGCATGTGCGGACTGCCACAGTGCGAAGGGTAGCAGCAAGGAAACACCGCTTCGGCGGGCATACCACCGGCAGTGCATGAACTGCCACAAGGCAAACAACGGCGGCCCCACGCATTGCAGCGGGTGCCACGACAATCGTCATCCCTGA
- a CDS encoding response regulator → MGGPCILVVDDELSFRLFLKTLFETGGYQVIAARNGKEGLEKARTKRPACIVLDVMMPERGGLEMYKGLKTTSELRDIPVVMLSAVAAKGFAHALKMIGLAAGELPPPEAYVEKPPRPGPLLEVVRGLVDQPLPPHDTKTG, encoded by the coding sequence ATGGGTGGGCCTTGTATTCTGGTGGTGGACGATGAACTCAGCTTCAGGCTCTTTCTGAAGACCCTCTTCGAAACGGGCGGTTATCAGGTAATAGCCGCCCGCAACGGAAAGGAAGGGTTGGAAAAGGCCCGCACCAAGCGCCCGGCGTGCATCGTGCTTGATGTGATGATGCCGGAACGCGGAGGACTTGAGATGTACAAGGGGTTGAAAACAACCTCTGAACTGCGGGACATTCCCGTGGTGATGCTCTCTGCGGTGGCAGCCAAGGGATTCGCCCACGCACTGAAGATGATAGGATTGGCAGCGGGAGAGCTTCCCCCTCCCGAAGCGTATGTGGAGAAGCCCCCGAGACCGGGGCCGCTGCTGGAAGTAGTTCGCGGATTGGTGGACCAGCCTCTGCCCCCGCACGATACCAAAACAGGCTAA
- a CDS encoding sensor histidine kinase, producing the protein MSTSLNNVHNGCESDVLPEVLLIDDEAGILKVLSALIADMGYCVLPAQSAEEALNLLSAQAIPVVITDIRMPGMDGVQLLRQIKKQWPDTEVIMSTGHADMGLAIESLRLGATDFLTKPINPDLLEFALRRSVERVVLRETVRRYTENLEKMVEQRTRELLQAERLAAMGETVAGMAHAIKNIAGGLEGALFVLEKGLELNKREYLEQGWGMVKRDVTRVRDLTMNMLQLSRPMEIRPEPIDPDQPVREVAELLASRIREAGGTLMHASAPQPEAMLDPEAIHACIMNLATNAVEAVEEAIQAGRIDHGDGRVILHTECNGGQVCYVVEDNGRGLSDEVFASIDDGMFTTKARGTGFGLMATRKAAREMGGELVLENGIQGGVRATLRLPLKPK; encoded by the coding sequence ATGTCCACGAGTTTGAATAACGTTCATAACGGTTGCGAGTCTGATGTGTTGCCGGAAGTGCTGCTCATTGACGACGAGGCAGGCATCCTGAAGGTGCTGAGCGCTTTGATTGCGGATATGGGCTACTGCGTGCTTCCTGCACAATCGGCTGAGGAGGCGTTGAACCTCTTGTCCGCACAGGCCATTCCGGTTGTGATTACGGATATTCGCATGCCAGGGATGGATGGAGTACAGCTGCTGCGCCAGATCAAGAAGCAGTGGCCGGATACGGAAGTGATAATGAGCACTGGGCATGCGGATATGGGATTGGCCATAGAGAGTCTGCGGCTGGGCGCCACGGACTTTCTGACCAAGCCGATCAATCCGGATCTGCTGGAGTTCGCCCTGCGTCGTTCCGTTGAGCGGGTCGTACTGCGCGAGACTGTGCGCAGGTATACAGAGAATCTCGAGAAGATGGTTGAACAAAGGACTCGTGAATTGCTGCAGGCCGAGCGCCTTGCGGCCATGGGGGAGACCGTTGCGGGTATGGCGCATGCCATCAAGAATATTGCCGGTGGTCTTGAAGGCGCGCTTTTTGTTCTTGAAAAAGGACTGGAGCTTAACAAGCGCGAATATCTTGAACAAGGATGGGGCATGGTGAAGCGGGATGTCACCCGCGTGCGCGATCTGACCATGAACATGCTGCAGCTTTCCCGTCCCATGGAGATTCGTCCTGAACCTATCGATCCTGATCAGCCGGTACGCGAGGTGGCGGAACTTCTGGCTTCGCGTATTCGTGAAGCGGGCGGTACACTCATGCATGCATCAGCCCCGCAGCCTGAGGCCATGCTTGACCCTGAAGCCATTCATGCCTGCATCATGAACCTTGCCACCAACGCCGTGGAAGCCGTTGAGGAAGCCATTCAGGCCGGACGCATAGACCATGGTGACGGCAGGGTGATTCTGCATACGGAATGTAACGGCGGGCAGGTGTGTTATGTTGTTGAAGACAACGGGCGCGGGCTTTCCGACGAGGTGTTCGCGAGCATCGATGACGGCATGTTTACCACCAAGGCCAGAGGCACAGGCTTCGGGCTTATGGCTACCCGTAAAGCCGCACGTGAGATGGGGGGAGAGCTGGTGCTGGAAAACGGTATTCAGGGCGGGGTGCGTGCCACGTTGCGCCTGCCGCTTAAACCGAAATAA
- a CDS encoding response regulator, translated as MQHVVLLVDDEEGIRTVLGLSLADMGYRVHTAANGEEALRVFEEVRPHIVLTDIKMPGLSGIDLLERIKKTSPETEVIMITGHGDMNLAIQSIKKDATDFITKPINDDVLEIALKRAHERITMRASLNRHTENLEQMVEEQAARLIEQERQLAALQVAEGFADGMRALCNSIDGAEGMFNQLPCFVAVHNAKMEIIASNPLYKERLASGIGARSWDVYPYCKGGGDEACPVRKVIETGEGQRCQEFVRDKDGQDIPVIVNAAPILDNNGEIELVLEIAADITEVKRLQEELRLSRHRYQQLFEESPCYISVQNRDLKIVASNRLFRDDFDETAGCFCYEVYAHRTTPCAGCPVIKTFEDGQPHQFETVVTSRRGEQRNVLVWTAPIRDANGQIREVMEMSTDITQLRTLQDRLSNLGLLLGSTAHGIKGLLTALDGGVYRLGSGIDKSNPERIKDSYQDIRLLVERLRKMVLDILYYAKKRALQWEVVMASRLAEDVAALVEPKAKEAGVDFSLEVAADAGTFEADAGAFSAAMVNILENAVDACTASRRREPHFVRFAVHGTASEVEFTIRDNGVGMDRETRDKLFTLFFSSKGSSGTGIGLFVANQVVQQHGGRIIVASETGKGSTFTITMPRRLSEDAKQSTEPAGIELMPNA; from the coding sequence ATGCAGCATGTCGTACTGCTTGTCGATGACGAAGAGGGTATCCGCACTGTCCTTGGACTTTCCTTGGCAGACATGGGATATCGCGTACACACCGCCGCAAATGGCGAAGAGGCCCTGCGCGTCTTCGAAGAAGTACGCCCCCACATTGTCCTGACCGACATCAAGATGCCCGGACTCTCGGGCATAGACCTGCTGGAACGCATCAAAAAGACATCGCCGGAAACCGAGGTGATAATGATCACCGGCCATGGCGACATGAACCTTGCCATCCAGAGCATCAAGAAAGACGCTACCGACTTCATCACCAAGCCCATCAATGACGATGTGCTTGAGATAGCCCTCAAGCGCGCGCATGAACGCATAACCATGCGCGCCAGCCTGAACCGGCACACCGAAAACCTTGAACAAATGGTTGAAGAACAGGCTGCGCGGCTCATCGAACAGGAACGGCAGCTTGCCGCCCTGCAGGTGGCGGAGGGCTTTGCGGACGGCATGCGCGCCCTGTGCAATTCCATCGACGGCGCAGAGGGCATGTTCAACCAGCTCCCCTGTTTTGTTGCCGTACATAACGCCAAGATGGAAATCATCGCCTCAAACCCACTGTACAAGGAACGCCTTGCTTCCGGCATCGGCGCCCGGAGTTGGGACGTATATCCCTACTGCAAAGGCGGCGGCGACGAAGCCTGCCCCGTACGCAAGGTCATTGAAACGGGAGAGGGGCAGCGGTGTCAGGAGTTCGTACGCGACAAGGATGGGCAGGATATTCCCGTCATCGTGAACGCAGCCCCCATTCTGGACAACAATGGCGAAATAGAACTGGTGCTGGAAATCGCTGCAGACATCACGGAAGTGAAACGACTGCAGGAAGAACTGCGCCTGTCACGCCACCGGTATCAGCAACTTTTCGAGGAATCGCCCTGCTACATCAGCGTGCAGAACCGCGACCTCAAGATCGTGGCCAGCAACCGCCTGTTCCGAGACGATTTTGATGAGACAGCCGGTTGTTTCTGCTATGAGGTTTATGCCCACAGAACCACCCCCTGCGCCGGATGCCCCGTCATAAAGACCTTTGAGGACGGACAGCCGCACCAGTTCGAAACCGTGGTCACTTCACGCCGGGGCGAACAGCGCAACGTGCTGGTCTGGACCGCCCCCATCCGCGACGCCAACGGCCAGATCAGAGAAGTCATGGAAATGTCAACGGACATCACGCAGCTCCGCACCCTGCAAGACAGACTCTCCAACCTCGGCCTGCTCCTCGGCTCCACTGCCCACGGCATCAAGGGCCTGCTCACCGCACTTGACGGGGGCGTCTACCGTCTCGGCTCCGGCATAGACAAGAGCAACCCGGAACGCATCAAGGACAGCTATCAGGATATCCGCCTCCTTGTGGAACGCCTGCGTAAGATGGTGCTCGACATCCTCTACTACGCCAAGAAACGCGCCCTGCAGTGGGAAGTGGTCATGGCCTCGCGCCTTGCCGAAGATGTGGCTGCACTTGTAGAGCCCAAGGCAAAGGAAGCGGGCGTGGATTTCTCGCTGGAGGTGGCTGCGGATGCCGGCACCTTTGAAGCGGACGCCGGAGCCTTTTCCGCCGCCATGGTGAATATTCTGGAGAACGCTGTGGATGCCTGCACCGCCTCGCGCAGACGCGAACCGCACTTTGTCCGGTTTGCCGTCCATGGCACCGCGAGCGAGGTGGAATTCACTATCCGGGACAATGGCGTGGGCATGGATCGCGAAACCCGCGACAAGCTCTTTACCCTCTTTTTCTCCTCCAAGGGCTCTTCAGGGACAGGCATCGGCCTTTTCGTGGCCAATCAGGTGGTGCAGCAGCACGGAGGCAGGATTATCGTGGCTTCCGAGACAGGCAAGGGCAGCACCTTTACCATCACCATGCCCAGACGCCTTTCTGAAGATGCCAAACAAAGCACGGAACCGGCGGGGATCGAGCTCATGCCGAACGCCTAG
- a CDS encoding universal stress protein, translating to MFKKILFATSASPACDNAAKVAFDLAKRNGAKLYLFHVLGVPSRGFSTTVRDLRSGEDEAVDGDYRAWVEEEVRTTYAEQFEEYGDKTTMQLAVGVPATEILRFARKEDVDLIVMGANTRDDDPESARARSIVGRTMEKVARLAKSPVLIVNRPCTTCWNLFSNIVYCTDFSKAADQAFKFANSTAQTIGAKLYIFHAFDITSAKLGVFPGQADIERHIERAHEKIKERYISQLGDYDNYAVEIWEGTPYVEILKFAREKKADLIIMAHHTKEVEPEEASIGSTVEQVVVRSACPVASVARA from the coding sequence ATGTTTAAGAAGATTCTGTTCGCTACATCGGCTTCCCCGGCTTGTGACAACGCCGCCAAGGTCGCCTTTGACCTCGCAAAGCGCAACGGCGCGAAGTTGTATCTGTTCCACGTGCTCGGCGTTCCCAGCAGGGGCTTCAGCACTACGGTACGCGACCTGCGTTCCGGTGAAGACGAAGCCGTGGATGGTGATTACAGGGCATGGGTTGAAGAAGAAGTCCGCACCACCTACGCGGAACAATTCGAAGAATATGGCGACAAAACTACCATGCAATTGGCCGTGGGTGTTCCGGCAACGGAAATCCTGCGCTTCGCCCGCAAGGAAGATGTGGACCTCATCGTCATGGGGGCTAACACCCGCGACGACGACCCCGAATCAGCCCGAGCACGTTCCATCGTAGGACGCACCATGGAAAAGGTGGCCCGCCTCGCCAAGTCGCCGGTGCTCATCGTCAACCGTCCCTGCACCACCTGCTGGAACCTCTTCTCCAACATCGTGTATTGCACGGACTTCTCCAAGGCAGCCGACCAGGCTTTCAAGTTCGCCAACAGCACGGCGCAGACCATCGGCGCCAAGCTCTATATCTTCCATGCCTTCGATATCACGAGCGCAAAGCTCGGCGTTTTCCCGGGACAGGCAGACATAGAGCGGCACATTGAACGCGCCCACGAAAAGATCAAGGAACGCTACATCTCCCAGCTGGGCGACTACGACAACTATGCTGTGGAAATATGGGAAGGAACGCCCTATGTTGAAATCCTGAAGTTCGCTCGGGAAAAGAAGGCCGACCTGATCATCATGGCCCATCACACCAAGGAAGTGGAACCGGAAGAGGCCTCCATAGGCTCAACGGTGGAACAGGTGGTGGTTCGTTCCGCCTGTCCCGTAGCCAGTGTAGCGCGCGCATAG
- the divK gene encoding DVU0259 family response regulator domain-containing protein — protein sequence MPHKILVIDDDPYIVKYLVDILSDNGYATCSASDGAEGLELLKKEKPDLVTLDLEMPNEWGPRFYRKMTKEPEFKEMPVIVISGLSGIHLAIRNAVASLKKPFDPNQLLEIIRETLNSKDSTGKVPLKDD from the coding sequence ATGCCGCACAAGATCCTTGTCATAGACGACGATCCATACATCGTTAAATACCTCGTGGATATCCTGAGCGACAACGGATACGCCACATGCTCCGCCTCGGACGGGGCGGAAGGACTGGAGCTTCTGAAAAAGGAAAAGCCGGACCTCGTTACCCTGGACCTTGAAATGCCCAACGAATGGGGCCCGCGCTTCTACCGCAAGATGACCAAGGAACCAGAGTTCAAGGAAATGCCGGTTATCGTCATAAGCGGCCTTTCGGGAATTCATCTGGCCATCCGCAACGCGGTTGCCTCGTTGAAGAAACCCTTTGATCCCAACCAGCTGCTCGAAATCATAAGAGAGACTTTGAACAGCAAGGACAGCACGGGAAAGGTGCCCCTGAAGGACGATTAG
- the tmcC gene encoding TmcC family electron transfer complex membrane anchor subunit, translating to MNTFYNFVTGPLAWASFAIFIGGSIYRIWSMIQLAKQKEAAFISYMSLPHALRSILRWLTPFATLGWKENPALTTATFLFHACLFTLVLFTPAHEVLWDYAFGISFPALPQTASDVLTLIVIGACCFFVHRRLTNAQVRYVSTGKDWLALGIATAPFVTGFLASQQFGNGQIMTLLHVLSGEAMLIAIPFTRLSHALFQPLTRAYIASEFGAVRHVQDW from the coding sequence GCGTCCTTTGCCATCTTCATCGGCGGATCAATCTACCGGATATGGTCCATGATACAGCTGGCCAAGCAGAAAGAAGCGGCATTCATCAGCTACATGAGCCTGCCGCATGCCCTGCGCTCCATTCTCAGGTGGCTTACCCCCTTTGCAACCTTGGGCTGGAAGGAGAATCCGGCACTCACTACGGCAACGTTCCTGTTCCATGCATGCCTTTTCACGCTGGTGCTCTTTACACCAGCCCATGAAGTGCTGTGGGACTATGCTTTCGGCATCAGCTTCCCTGCCCTGCCGCAGACAGCCTCTGATGTGTTGACCCTTATCGTCATCGGCGCATGCTGTTTCTTCGTGCACCGCAGACTCACCAACGCACAGGTCCGCTATGTCTCCACCGGCAAGGACTGGCTGGCCCTCGGCATTGCCACGGCTCCTTTTGTTACCGGCTTCCTCGCTTCGCAGCAGTTCGGCAATGGACAGATCATGACCTTGCTGCATGTGCTGAGTGGTGAAGCCATGCTGATAGCCATTCCCTTCACCCGCCTCTCGCATGCCCTGTTCCAGCCGCTCACCCGCGCCTATATCGCGTCGGAATTCGGTGCGGTTCGCCACGTACAGGACTGGTAG